The region GTTTCGGCCATTTCCACAATCCGGCCTTTTTGCATAACTGCCACGCGGTCGCAGATCTGTGCGGCGACCCGCAGATCGTGGGTGATGAAGAGAATGGCAAGGCCGAGTTCGTCCTGAAGGCCCCGGATCAGCTTGAGAATCTCCGCCTGAACGGACACGTCGAGGGCCGAGACGGCCTCGTCGGCCACCAGCACGTTGGGCTTCATGGCGAGCGCCCGGGCGATGCCGATGCGCTGGCGCTGGCCGCCGGAGAACTCATGCGGATAGCGCTCGACAGCCTTGGCGGGTAGGCCGACCTTCTCCAGGAGAATGCGCGCCTCCTCCAGGGCCTTGGCCGGGTTTTCTCCTTGCGTGACCGGGCCCTCGGCGATGATGCGTCCGACCGTGCGTCGTGGGTTGAGGGACGCAAAGGGGTCCTGGAACACCATCTGAATTCGGCGCCTATATGGGCGCAGTTCACGCTGGGACAGACCGCTAAAGTCCAGATCCCCGATCTCGATCGCGCCGCCGTCGGGCTCGATCAGGCGCAGCACGCAGCGCCCCACGGTCGACTTGCCCGAGCCGGATTCGCCCACGAGCCCCAGGGTTTCGCCGCGCCGGATGTCGAAGCTCACCGCGTCGGCGGCCTGGACTTCGCGGCTTTTGCGGAAGAAGCCGCGTCCTCCGTAAGTCTTCGTCAGCCCGTCGACCTTCAGGGTGACGGGCTGTCCGGCGAGCTGCTTCGGCACGGGCGGCGTCAGCGAGGGCACGGCCGCTAGGAGACGTTTCGTATAAGGGTGCTGAGGGCGGGTCAGGACCTCCTCGGCGGGGCCTTGCTCGACGAGTTCACCCTGCTGGAGTACGGCAACCCGGTCGGCGATCTCTGCCACGACACCGAAATCGTGGGTGATGAAGAGCACCGCCGTGCCCTTCTTGCGGCGCAGGTTGTCGATGAGCTTCAGGACCTGCGCCTGGGTCGTGACGTCGAGAGCCGTCGTCGGCTCGTCGGCGATCAGGAGCTTCGGCTCGAGCGCAAGCGCCATGGCGATCATTACCCGCTGCCGCTGGCCGCCCGAAAGTTCGTGCGGATAGGCCTTCGCGATCAGTTCGGGGTTCGGCAGATTGACCTCGGCGAGGAGGTCGAGCACACGCCGGTCACGCTCCGCGGGGCTGAGAAGGCCATGAGCCCGGAACGCTTCCGCGATCTGGTCCGCTACTCGCATCACCGGGTTGAGGGACGTCATCGGCTCCTGGAACACGGTGCCGACCTCCCGGCCGCGCACGTCGCACCAGCCATCCTCGTCGAGGGTCAGGAGTTCGCGCCCACCCAGGGTGATCGAACCGGACAGCACCGCGACGCCTGGGGGCAGGAGGCCGATGGTCGCCATGGCGGTCATGGACTTGCCGGACCCGGATTCGCCCACCACGCACAGGGTCTCGCCGGGGTTGATGGAGAGCGACAGGTCCTTGATCGCGTGCTGCCGGTCGGCGAGGGCGGGAAGTCCGATGGACAGGTTCTGGATCGACAGCACGGGGGAGGGAGGGCTCAACATCATGCTCCTGCGGGAACGCCTGGGGCTCATCCTTGCGATCTATGACGCTTCGTCAATCCGTCGTGTCGGACATCATGTTGAGAATGGTGCCGGCTCCGCCATATCATCACACTCATCAGGAGAGACCCGGCCACGTGCATGAAGTCGTTCCGAACCCAGTGAAGGACTGGTTGCAGGCCAGCCTCGACGCGCAGCGCTTCGCCCTGGCCGAGCACGGCCCCGTCACGCCCGAGCGGCGGGCCGAGGGTCTCGATGAACTCGCGAACGCCGTCCTGCGGCACGCCGATGACTTTGCCAGTGCCATCGCGGCCGATTTCGGCCATCGCTCCATCCATGAGACGAAACTTGCCGACATTTACCCGGTGATAGCCGCCTTGCGTCATGCGCGGAAACATTTCCGCGCTTGGATGAAGCCGCGGCGTCGGCCAATCGCGCTCATGTTCCAGCCGGGCCAAGGCCGAGTGCATTATCAGCCTCTCGGCGTCGTCGGCATCGTCAGCCCTTGGAACTACCCGGTTCAACTCACGCTTTCCCCGCTCGCGGGGGCACTGGCGGCGGGCAACCGTGTCATGATCAAGCCGTCCGAGATCACGTCGCGCACCTCCGCCCTGCTGGAACAGGTCATCGGCGAGGTATTCGACCCTGCGGAGGTGGCCGTGGTGCAGGGCGGGCCGGATGTAGCGAGGGCTTTCGCGCGCCTGAAGCTCGACCATCTGTTCTTTACCGGCTCCACCGCAGTCGGGCGCCAGGTCATGCAGGCGGCTGCCGACAATCTCGTGCCGGTGACGCTGGAGCTGGGAGGCAAGTCTCCCGCTCTGGTGACGGCGGGTTATCCCGTCGACAAAGCGGCCGAGCGGATCGCCGTGGGTAAGCTGTTCAACGCGGGGCAGACCTGTATCGCGCCCGACTACGTGCTCGTGCCGCGTGGTATGAAGGATGCATTCGTGGCGTCCTTCCGCGATGCGGTGGCTCGGCTCTATCCGACGCTTGCGGACAATCCAGATTACACGTCGATCATCAACGAGCAGCATTACAAGCGCCTTCGGAATCTGGTCGCGGATGCCCGATCCTGCGGTGCCCGTGTGCACGAGATCAATCCGGTCGGAGAGACGTTCGACCGATCACGGCGCAGGATGTCGCCCGTGGTCTTGACGGACGTTCCGGACCACGCCCTCGTCATGAGCGAGGAGATCTTCGGCCCCGTGCTGCCGGTGGTGACCTATGACGACCTCGACGAGGCCTGCCGCTTCGTCACAGAGCAGCCGCATCCATTGGCGCTCTATCCATTCAGCCACGACAGCAGGACGATCGACCGCATCCTGGAGCGGACCATCTCCGGCGGCGTGACCGTTAACGATACGCTCCTCCATTGCGTGCAGGAGGAACTGCCCTTCGGCGGCGTGGGTTCGAGCGGCATGGGCGCCTATCACGGCGAGGCGGGGTTCCGGACCTTCAGTCATGCGAGGTCCGTATTCCGTCAATCCCGCCTCAACGGGGCCGGCATGACGAAACCGCCCTATGGCGGCCGCATGAACCGCCTCCTGTCTATGCTGCTGCGCTAGAGGTATGCGCCAGCGGCACGGTGATGTCGTACGAGACGCCGCCCTCCGCGAAATTGAGCACCATGAAACCGCCGAGCTCGCCCTCGATGCTGCGGCGGATCAGGCGCGAGCCGAAGCCCTGACGTTTCGGCGCCTCGACGGGAGGGCCGCCGC is a window of Microvirga lotononidis DNA encoding:
- a CDS encoding ABC transporter ATP-binding protein, with amino-acid sequence MLSPPSPVLSIQNLSIGLPALADRQHAIKDLSLSINPGETLCVVGESGSGKSMTAMATIGLLPPGVAVLSGSITLGGRELLTLDEDGWCDVRGREVGTVFQEPMTSLNPVMRVADQIAEAFRAHGLLSPAERDRRVLDLLAEVNLPNPELIAKAYPHELSGGQRQRVMIAMALALEPKLLIADEPTTALDVTTQAQVLKLIDNLRRKKGTAVLFITHDFGVVAEIADRVAVLQQGELVEQGPAEEVLTRPQHPYTKRLLAAVPSLTPPVPKQLAGQPVTLKVDGLTKTYGGRGFFRKSREVQAADAVSFDIRRGETLGLVGESGSGKSTVGRCVLRLIEPDGGAIEIGDLDFSGLSQRELRPYRRRIQMVFQDPFASLNPRRTVGRIIAEGPVTQGENPAKALEEARILLEKVGLPAKAVERYPHEFSGGQRQRIGIARALAMKPNVLVADEAVSALDVSVQAEILKLIRGLQDELGLAILFITHDLRVAAQICDRVAVMQKGRIVEMAETAQLFAHPRAAYTRQLLAAVPGMNKMI
- a CDS encoding coniferyl aldehyde dehydrogenase, with translation MVPAPPYHHTHQERPGHVHEVVPNPVKDWLQASLDAQRFALAEHGPVTPERRAEGLDELANAVLRHADDFASAIAADFGHRSIHETKLADIYPVIAALRHARKHFRAWMKPRRRPIALMFQPGQGRVHYQPLGVVGIVSPWNYPVQLTLSPLAGALAAGNRVMIKPSEITSRTSALLEQVIGEVFDPAEVAVVQGGPDVARAFARLKLDHLFFTGSTAVGRQVMQAAADNLVPVTLELGGKSPALVTAGYPVDKAAERIAVGKLFNAGQTCIAPDYVLVPRGMKDAFVASFRDAVARLYPTLADNPDYTSIINEQHYKRLRNLVADARSCGARVHEINPVGETFDRSRRRMSPVVLTDVPDHALVMSEEIFGPVLPVVTYDDLDEACRFVTEQPHPLALYPFSHDSRTIDRILERTISGGVTVNDTLLHCVQEELPFGGVGSSGMGAYHGEAGFRTFSHARSVFRQSRLNGAGMTKPPYGGRMNRLLSMLLR